One Cohnella candidum genomic region harbors:
- a CDS encoding NAD-dependent epimerase/dehydratase family protein, translated as MKTILVTGSMGQIGSELVPRLRRIYGEDHVIATDIRPPDKEQGPYVQLDVTDRRAFYDTAKRYGADSILHLAALLSARAERDPLLAWEINMGGLLNALETARELNAQLFTPSSIGVFGPDAPKDRTPQVTVQRPVTMYGVNKVAGELLCQYYFLKYGVDTRGLRFPGLISHTAPPGGGTTDYAVDIYFAAARHGGYESYIAAGTFMDFMYMPDAVEAVIQLMEADPSGLVHRNAYNVTAMSADPEMLAAEIRKHIPDFRLHYRVDPLKQRIAESWPDSLDTTAAENEWGFRPRFTLEKMTEEMLAFAGGRNPPEDGPRGNSP; from the coding sequence ATGAAAACCATCCTGGTTACCGGCTCGATGGGCCAGATCGGCAGCGAACTCGTCCCTCGTCTCAGGCGCATATATGGTGAGGACCACGTAATCGCGACGGATATCAGGCCGCCGGACAAGGAGCAAGGACCTTACGTCCAGCTCGACGTGACCGATCGCCGTGCTTTTTACGATACGGCCAAGCGATACGGAGCCGATTCGATCCTCCATCTGGCGGCACTGTTGTCCGCGAGAGCGGAGAGGGATCCGCTGCTGGCTTGGGAGATCAACATGGGCGGTCTCTTAAACGCGCTGGAGACGGCCCGCGAACTGAACGCCCAATTGTTCACGCCCAGCTCCATCGGCGTATTCGGGCCGGACGCTCCCAAGGATCGGACGCCGCAGGTGACGGTCCAACGGCCCGTTACGATGTACGGAGTGAACAAGGTCGCGGGTGAACTGCTCTGCCAGTATTATTTTCTAAAGTACGGCGTGGATACCCGCGGCCTCCGGTTTCCCGGGCTCATCTCCCACACGGCGCCTCCCGGAGGGGGAACGACCGATTATGCCGTGGACATCTATTTCGCGGCCGCTAGGCATGGGGGATACGAGTCCTATATCGCCGCCGGCACTTTCATGGATTTTATGTACATGCCCGATGCGGTGGAAGCCGTCATTCAGCTTATGGAAGCGGATCCATCGGGGTTGGTTCACCGCAATGCGTATAACGTAACCGCGATGAGTGCGGATCCGGAGATGCTGGCCGCGGAAATCCGCAAGCATATCCCGGACTTTCGGCTGCATTACCGCGTGGATCCGCTTAAGCAGAGAATCGCCGAGAGCTGGCCGGATTCGCTGGATACGACGGCGGCGGAAAACGAGTGGGGCTTCCGTCCCCGCTTCACGCTGGAAAAGATGACGGAGGAAATGCTGGCTTTTGCGGGGGGACGCAACCCGCCGGAAGACGGTCCGCGCGGGAACTCGCCGTAA